The window GATCAATGGAAACAATATAAAAATTCCTCAAAATTATGAATATACCTGCCATACATCATATGCTGTGTTCAACAGAAAAAGTGGAGTCTGAATATTGCCGACCACATTCTGTGGGAAGAAGCACTGCACCGGAAAATCAAGAAAGCTTAAGCATTGGTAATCAGGACTGTTATTCTCCGTCATACACCTCTGTGACAAAAGTAACATTACCGAAGTTGCATCCATGCGTGCTGTACAAGTCCTGGGCAAGTACCTCCCGGCACCCTTGAGGTGACAGATTTTATCATAAGAACAATGATATGAAATTTAGAGATACTTGATTAGAAGCGTCAAGTGACTGAGAAAATGACAATCTTTTAAGCACAATCTTCATGCATCAAAATGCATAGGAAGTGATCATTACCTGCAAACTTACTACATCTCCGAAGAAGGATCTCATGGTGTGCCCACCAGCGACATCGACACTATGATTTGTGAAGAAATCATATGTAACTtataataaaaatcaataataatttGAAGCTATAtgtacaaaacaaaaaaaaaaagtttatttaTATATGACTGTATAGTCGTTTAGGTCATTTTTATCAAGTTGATGGAGCATGAAGCCTTACGAATCAAGGAACAAGCCAGCATCAGCAAAGCACTTGACGTTGGTACTACTTGAAAATAATGCTCGGAAATTATCACAGTGGAATATGGTCGATAGACCACCCGCAGAACATCCAGAAAGAAGGGCCTAGAAATATATAGAGCATGTAAATTATCGGCATGGGAAACCTAGATGGACAGGAAATGACTACCTGACTGGCATCGTGCATTCCATTTGACAGTAGTTCTTCCATAGCAGCTAGCCAAATACgctgtcctctaaaataaaggcCTGCAGCCTAAACAATTTAACTATGCTATAAGCCTGTAATGAAGTTTGTAATTGTTATTGTTGCAAGAATaaatgcacttctcaaaagaaatgaaacaaaagactAAATAAGTTTTGTTCtacctataatattccataactaGGAGTAATAAATTTTTCCAGCATAATTTCATTGTGGAACACAATTTTCACTTAACTTACAACTGAAACACTGAATGTATCAAACAGAAACTTCATATTCATTAGCAAAAACTATATAAACTAAATAACATATCTGAGCAACAACAGAATTCACACACTGGTGGCACAACTAGCTATCCAAATATAACATTAGCAGCCATAATGAGCTGATGATTTGTGGCATTGAAATCACAATTTTATGTTATTATTTTTCGTGTAAGACCTGTGACCTAATGGAAGAGCCATTAAACCAACCTCGTTATAACTTTCACCCAAAAATGATCCACCATCACAGTAGCGAATCTTGACTCTGTTCCAGTTATAGAAGTCTGCAAATAGTGGAATTTAGTATGTTAACGAAACATAGCAAGTCATTCTGGTGCATATACTATAGAAGTTATTGTGAATAGGGGTGCCAATTCGAGGCAAACCAGGATTTTCTTCAGGCTTGTTGCTGAGTATTCCAGAAAATTGTATCTGTTTCTCCATGTAGTAAGATGAACCATGGTGACCTGTCTTTCGGAAAGCACATGATTTGATGTCATTGCACCAGCCTCCTCCCTGAGTTGCATTCAGTTTGAAGCTCATCAGTAGCAACATCAGACAAAAATGTGATGTTGCAGAGACCATATTGAATGGGTTAGTTCTGGAAAAATTTAGTTTCAATGATTTCCAATATTATGATGCAAGACCAGATTTTCTGAATCAAAACCAGAGTTAAGATTATGCAATCTGTAGATTTAGCAAGTCACCTCTAGATTGACGATCCAGCTATTTGCTCCGGATCCATAGCCACGATGTAAGTGGTAGCCGGGTAAGCTCCCATCCAAACACACTGGATTCGGCAAGAACAAATTTTCATAAACTGACCAGTTTCTTCCAAATAGCTTATTAGTATGCATGAATCTTAGTAAAACAAATCAAAAGATAAACAAAATACATGAGATGTGTATATGTTTGAGGAAAACCAACTTACATCAAATTCCAAAGGTTCCTTTCATAAAATAAAGATGAATAGACATATGACAGTATAATATGACTACTATTTCGTTTTGCTTTCCTGTTATCTGAGTCAAGTTACAAATTTCATATGAGTGTTTTCAAGTATCACCCAGTCATTACTCAAATATAATGGATTTGGATCAGtacaataatttatattaattgtAATTAATTAGAGTTAACCCTCAGACTACGATAACAGGAGTTTCATATGATGAAAAGATATCCTAGTATATCAGGGGGCGAAGATGAACTATTTAAGGTCAGAAAGAGGCTTCAATGGATGACAAACATGGAATACTAAGGAAAATTGAAAGAATCCATATAgtttttggacataaaaccaaagcTTTCACTTTGTGTACCATCATGTCTCCGTGCTTTCTTTTAATCAGACTCCAGAAAAAAtgattcatattaaaaaaaaaatggcaaCAAAATTGAAAGTCATCCTTACAGTAAAGTGGCCAACCACTAAGCATACAGAAAAAATAGGAAGCATAAAAGAGAAGGATGACACTACTGTAATGACGATCATTATATGACCTCATAAAAGTATCGCCATGAGTGCCAATGGAAAGACGTTATCACCAAAATGATTTTGAAGGCTCAACAACATGGATCTTTAGACTTGTACATAAACTATAACCCCAGTCAAATATGCCACACATAATGATGGGGGAGAACAGTTATCACTCCATAAACAATAGCACAAGAGGAAGATCACAAACCCTAATGGAAACCTGTTAAATTTCAACCTTGAACTGAGATGCTAAATGCTAAAAGCCATACAGCGTGCACAGATCAGATAAAACCAAGAAACAGATGAGAGGAGGCAAAACATGAGTATTACCAGCATGCTTAGCCGCAGCCGACTGTATGAGAGTCAGACCCACAAGCAGAGGACTGCTGCCTCCACCTCCATTGTTCGCAAAGGCCACGTCACTCGTATTCCAGTACTCAGTCCCATGAGCCCATCTCACCCACAGAAGGAAACCAGCAACCCACAGAAGACTCATGGGGAACCTCCACCACCTCTCCTTCCTCTTTCCTCAcgggagaagaaagaggaagataGACTGGGAGGCAGATCTAAGAGAGCAGCCAAAGAGACAACCGAGCACAGCCCAACAGTGATATATAGAGGACAAAAGCATCAGACTGACACCAAATACGCGGAGGCGTGTGGTTTAACTAAGAGAGGAGAAAGCTATTAATCTCATTACTGCTCGAGCAGTAGAAGTGAAAGCAGCGTACTCTTTTAACTACTACTTTGGAGTTCAGTGGTTAGTAGATTTGTGCTATACGGGATTCCTTCAGCTCAGTGTCGGCTAGTTCAGTAAAAATCCAAAGAGAAGCAAGCAAGCTGCGAATGGCTTGCGATCGATCTGCTTTCGTGTGCCACGCAATTTATGTTAGCTGTTTGTAGCACATTAGCAATCTGGTAGAAAGAACATTAGCTGATAGTGGAGATTACAGGGGTGGGAAGAAGGAACTAAAGACCACCACAGCAGTATTGCTTGCAGGGAAAGGAGACCCATCAGGCAAGTGGACAAGGAATAAAGCTTCTGTTTGTGTGGGACATTAGAAGGAAAGCCTGCTGCATTGCTTCTCTTCACATATTGCTTTTCGAGTTGCCACTGATTCCTGTACATTTTGGTCCCTTGGTTTTCAGTGGGGACTATTGGCATCAGGTTATGCTAAGACTGTTTAGGTTCTACAAAATGACCTAATGAGATCATTACATGAAATATTCACTAGAACTGAAGAAATAATTTTCCATTCGAAAAGCTTCCTAGATTAATGTATGCATGAGAATTCTGATACAAGGATTAATCAAGCAATTGGATGGTTGCCATGACACACTGCCAAAAATACTCACTAATAATTGAAGGAATCATTTCCTTTCAAAAAGCTTCCAGTAGTAATGTATACCCGAAAAGATCTGATAAAAGATTAATCAAGTAATTACAATCTGCCAATCAATGTTTCCTACATGCAACTCTTACATATAAATCCTCATGGAGAGAATGGTTGTGGAAGAATAATTAGGCACACTACAGAAATCAGGTTTTCTGCATGACTTGTTTTTTCCTGATGATAAAGGCAAGAAGATGAAGCCTTAAGCATTTAATTAATTGAGGGGGCATCTAAATAATCCTCTGCCGACAAGCAGGTAGATATACAAATCAATTAAGCTTCCCCTTTCAAAGTGGGCCAGAAACCTTTTTGAGGTACAACATGTTACTTGCTCTTTGTTTCAAATTGGAATGATTGCAGCCATCATCCATGCATGGCTTACTGGTCACTGCTCCTGCATACCAAAGGAGCTTTCTACAGCTTCTCCTCCGCCTTACGTCTCAATAAAAGGAGCTCAATGTGGCATTTAAACTGGTTAGCTACACTCTGATAGCACTGTTGGTTTCTTCTTTCTGTGCCATTGGGCCATAGGAGCTCTGTGTTGTTCTCTTCGGATTGTTGGAAACAGTGTTGGTAATGACCTGCAAGTAGATAGATTGTAGAGTTCACTAGGCTTATTGTCAACATTCCTTAGTGGTCGATGAACTGACAAGCATACAACATACAGACATAACATGTGTTTCGGCAGGACTCAGTGTCCTGTTGTTGGGAGTTGCTGTTTGATTGTGCCTTTCAAGTCAAGCTGGCAAGTGATACAATTCAATCAACTTAATTATGAACAGTGATACCACGCCAATAGTTGTGCATTTGCAGCAAAGAGAAATCTGAACTATATGTTCGGCGTAATTAAGGAGCACATATAACTGTATACTTTGGCAGACTTCTTTCTTACTCCGTATTCTTTGTGTTTAACAGGCTTTCTTTGTTTGTTTCCGTTCTCTTTCCTTTGCCTTTGTCCTCTTCAGCGGTACTCCgtattctttctttcttactCCGTGACTCTGAAAAGAAAAGTTCATGTTATAAATCCTATagtattttttctaatttttttgctGCAATATCTTGTAAACACATGCATGAGGAAAGATACCAGGACATCGGTTTTGAACAAATGCTGCCCAAGGCAAGGCTAGCCTCCAAGTTGCTAAGTCCAGTTCTGGGAGCATCAACTATAGAATCACAAACATCCTTCACGGTCGGCATCCACCATAGACAGATGGTGCCATCCCTGATAACATGACGGAAATATTTGAGAACTGATATTTGCCAAAATTAAAGTTCTTAAAACAAACTACCCGAAAATGCAGCAATAATTGTCATCATCTTATAAAGATCAGCTAATGAAAAATTGCATCCAAAGCTACAACATCAAAAGCCCAAAgttacaaaaaagagaaaaaaaaaacgctCACCTGCTTTCTTGAAACCCAAAGAGATAAGCTTTATGCAGAACCATTGACCCTGAGATGATATCCACCTTTGTGGAATCATAAGGAAACATAGATCGGGATGGAAAACCATGAATCAGCATGTCATTCCCAATCCAACTAGCAAGGCATAAGCCATTTAATAACAAAGAATTCAAAGATTATAAGGTAGTTGGTCTTGCTATTTCTCTGAACAATCCTAACATCTTTCTTTTTGTAACATCATTTTACAAGATGGATACAATACAAAGCTTGTAAGGTAATTGATCGTACCACTTCTCTGAATAAACATCATATCATGCTGGAAGCCATTGAGGTCTCCAGTCAGATCTTTCTTTTTGTAACATCTTACAAAAATGGATACAATACAAAGCAGGATGAACTCTATTCCTCCATTGAAGCACATCCTAAAATACGACAAGCTTGTACTGGCATAGGTTTAGCATCCTGCCATTCTAGTGGTGAAGTTCTTGGATCACAGAATTTAGTTGCATCTAGCTTCACATATGCATACGTATGATTGCTTGTGTTATACTTGAGAACCATACCTCCAACAACATATATGCACCTCCCAAATGCGATAAAACCAAACCCGAATGGACTCAATGGTCTATCATGGTCTGGTAGAACCACTGCAGGATATACACCCAAAGCGTGCCAATCCCTTTGATCGGGCATCACCATGGTAACAGTGCCATCTGGAAGTATGCTGTAGATGTCACTTTCAATAATGGTTGTAGTGTCATGTGTCAATTTACAAACTGGCAGCAAATCTTCCATAACATGCCACTTCTGCTCGGATGGATTGAAGGTAACATAAGTATCATGCTGAAAATTGCAGATTCTCTTGCCGACAACATGAAATTGGCCTCCATGGGATATGCTGAAGCACTCGATCAGGGGGAAAGGCATTGATGGTAAATCTTTCCACCTGAAAATGTTTATAGTTATTTGTTACGTGTGATCCCTATACAAGAAACCAACGTCAACAAAGTCGTAATGTTCAAACTATTTTAGGtaagctacatggatctttttttCACCATTGAGACATAAAAAATCATATTCTTAACAAGATATCCATAAGAACCTTACTTATCTGCATCAGGATCATAAATTTCAGCAGTAGCAAGCCCTTCAGAACTACTGGAGTTGCTTCCACCAGCTACATAAACCTTGTCAGAGATAACAGCACATGCAAAATCAGTTCGTGCTGTTTGCATGTTAGCCGCGGCGTTCCACTGCTTCTTGAACGGATCGAACACCATCACCGATCTCGTCTCCCAGCACCTCTTTTCTGAATGTGATATGTGGCAGCCACCAATCACTAGGAACTTGTTACTCACACTTACACATGAAAACCTGCAAAGTTCATCATCATCAGTGAATCCTGGCATTGTTGGCAAAGGGTGCCAACGATCTGCATCAGGATCATAAGCATGCCACAGAGCTGGGCTGTCGGCTCCCAAAACAAACAGCCAATCCCCACACCACCCTTCCCTGGCCTTTATATGAGCATAATCCATGCTCCTGATCGCTCGTTTCCATTTCTTTGACACACATTCTAGCAATCCATGATATCCATGCGAGATCTTTGCCAAACACCTCAAGGCCAAATCATCAGGCAGACCAGGAATTATCGCTTCGCATGTCCTGCTTAGGTGAAGTCGACAAATCAGTAAATTATGAAATCACTTTAGCACGGTAAAAATCCAAGAACAAGGACGACATTTTACAGTAAAAGTCAATCAGCAACCTTCTAATAAAGGCACAGATCCAGCAAGGGATCCGTGCCTTTATTACCCTCTTGACACAGCCTGACGATCACAGAAAAACATATCTAATACAAACTCGGGAAATCAACCTTCGATTCTCTTGGGGATAAAGTCTTAAATTGTGAAAGGAAACGACACTAATGAAACGAAAGAAAGGGATCGAGAGGGTAACCAGCTTACCCATCATCGTCGTCGCCGCAGGAGTCCATATTTGTTGCTTCGATTCTTCGGAgagcgggaggaggaggaggggggcaaGAACAGCACGTTTCCAGCTGCCGGGTGGAAGAGAAGTGAAAGCCCTCTCGATCAACCCTAGAATAGTCTATCGTGTATTTCTTCGTTCCCCGCATGCGGGCTTTACTTGTCTGGGCCATCGGCTTTCGAACCACGGCCCATGGTGGGACTTTCCGCGCCCTCATATGCCCCGTCCTCATATGCTCGTCGGTCGCCGTGGCGTGGGTGGTGCGGTGCGGCGGTCGGTCTGTTTGCAGAGGCCTTTTGATtcttaaacttaaaaaaattatattgaaatctctataaaaataaaatatttatct of the Musa acuminata AAA Group cultivar baxijiao chromosome BXJ3-2, Cavendish_Baxijiao_AAA, whole genome shotgun sequence genome contains:
- the LOC103974875 gene encoding F-box/kelch-repeat protein At1g16250, with the protein product MDSCGDDDDGTCEAIIPGLPDDLALRCLAKISHGYHGLLECVSKKWKRAIRSMDYAHIKAREGWCGDWLFVLGADSPALWHAYDPDADRWHPLPTMPGFTDDDELCRFSCVSVSNKFLVIGGCHISHSEKRCWETRSVMVFDPFKKQWNAAANMQTARTDFACAVISDKVYVAGGSNSSSSEGLATAEIYDPDADKWKDLPSMPFPLIECFSISHGGQFHVVGKRICNFQHDTYVTFNPSEQKWHVMEDLLPVCKLTHDTTTIIESDIYSILPDGTVTMVMPDQRDWHALGVYPAVVLPDHDRPLSPFGFGFIAFGRCIYVVGGMVLKYNTSNHTYAYVKLDATKFCDPRTSPLEWQDAKPMPVQACRILGCASMEE
- the LOC135631803 gene encoding pectin acetylesterase 10-like, which translates into the protein MSLLWVAGFLLWVRWAHGTEYWNTSDVAFANNGGGGSSPLLVGLTLIQSAAAKHAVCLDGSLPGYHLHRGYGSGANSWIVNLEGGGWCNDIKSCAFRKTGHHGSSYYMEKQIQFSGILSNKPEENPDFYNWNRVKIRYCDGGSFLGESYNEAAGLYFRGQRIWLAAMEELLSNGMHDASQALLSGCSAGGLSTIFHCDNFRALFSSSTNVKCFADAGLFLDSVDVAGGHTMRSFFGDVVSLQGAGRYLPRTCTARMDATSCFFPQNVVGNIQTPLFLLNTAYDVWQLQQSLAPKTADPQGYWKECKMNHANCNSYQLQFLQGFRDQMLNAVKEFSSSGKNGLYINSCFAHCQSERQDTWYASNSPLIGNKRIATAVGDWFFDRSQVDEVDCAYPCDSTCHHIVFRGRV